In the Mycolicibacter sp. MU0102 genome, one interval contains:
- a CDS encoding MogA/MoaB family molybdenum cofactor biosynthesis protein, whose product MSARTARIIIASTRASSGVYTDRTGPIIADWLAQRGFAEAQPEVVADGEPVGAALRGAVADGVDVIITSGGTGISPTDDTPAQTLTVLDYEIPGLADAIRRSGLPKVPTSVLSRGVCGVAGRSLVVNLPGSSGGVRDGLGVLADVLDHALDQLAGGDHR is encoded by the coding sequence ATCATCGCGTCCACCCGAGCGTCGTCTGGGGTGTACACCGACCGCACCGGCCCGATCATCGCCGACTGGCTGGCGCAGCGCGGCTTCGCCGAGGCGCAGCCGGAGGTCGTGGCTGACGGTGAGCCGGTCGGTGCCGCCCTGCGCGGCGCGGTGGCCGACGGGGTGGACGTGATCATCACCTCCGGGGGAACCGGCATTTCTCCGACCGACGACACCCCGGCGCAGACGCTCACCGTGCTCGATTACGAGATCCCCGGCCTGGCCGATGCCATCCGCCGGTCCGGGCTGCCGAAGGTGCCGACCTCGGTGCTGTCTCGTGGCGTGTGCGGGGTGGCCGGCCGCAGCCTGGTTGTCAACCTGCCCGGTTCGTCCGGTGGGGTGCGCGACGGGCTGGGCGTGCTTGCCGACGTCTTGGATCACGCCTTGGACCAGCTCGCCGGTGGAGACCACCGGTGA
- a CDS encoding transglycosylase family protein: MSGRHRKPTQSNVNIAKIAFTGAVLGGGSLALAGTAAAATDDEWDHVARCESGNNWGINTGNGYQGGLQFSPSTWSSHGGGKYAPSAHLASREQQIAVAEHVLATQGRGAWPVCGRGLSGASQREVPAAPPADAPIDNPDVNGETVAMDNPMAPPPAPEPAPWWAPAPEAPAPAEGAAPAAPAGWFPEAPAPEAPAPEAPAPIAEDLPPAPEAPAPEAPAPEAPAPEAPAPIAEDVPPPAPEAPAPWWNPEAPAPEAPAPGDEVPPAPAQDGNRQEAVSVGFHQQLWQAVRSENISGNDALDAFALQPSRVM; the protein is encoded by the coding sequence ATGAGTGGACGGCATCGCAAGCCCACCCAATCGAACGTCAACATCGCCAAAATCGCCTTCACCGGAGCTGTGCTCGGTGGCGGCAGCCTGGCCCTCGCCGGGACCGCAGCCGCGGCTACCGATGACGAATGGGACCACGTAGCCCGGTGCGAATCCGGCAACAACTGGGGCATCAACACCGGTAACGGCTACCAGGGCGGGCTGCAGTTCTCGCCGAGCACCTGGAGCTCGCACGGTGGTGGCAAGTACGCCCCGTCGGCACACCTGGCCAGCCGCGAACAGCAGATCGCGGTCGCTGAGCACGTGCTGGCAACGCAAGGCCGTGGCGCCTGGCCGGTCTGCGGCCGCGGGCTGTCCGGCGCATCGCAGCGCGAGGTTCCGGCAGCGCCGCCGGCCGACGCCCCGATCGACAACCCGGACGTCAATGGCGAGACCGTCGCCATGGACAACCCGATGGCTCCCCCGCCCGCTCCCGAGCCCGCACCGTGGTGGGCTCCGGCCCCCGAGGCTCCGGCTCCCGCCGAAGGCGCCGCACCGGCGGCTCCCGCCGGCTGGTTCCCCGAGGCTCCGGCCCCCGAGGCCCCGGCACCCGAGGCTCCGGCCCCGATCGCCGAGGACCTGCCGCCGGCTCCCGAGGCACCCGCTCCGGAAGCCCCGGCCCCCGAGGCTCCGGCACCCGAGGCCCCGGCCCCGATCGCCGAGGATGTCCCGCCACCGGCCCCCGAGGCGCCCGCGCCTTGGTGGAACCCGGAGGCTCCGGCACCCGAGGCCCCGGCGCCCGGCGACGAGGTCCCTCCGGCTCCCGCTCAGGACGGCAACCGCCAGGAAGCGGTCTCGGTCGGCTTCCACCAGCAGCTGTGGCAGGCCGTTCGATCGGAAAACATCAGCGGCAACGACGCGCTGGACGCGTTCGCGCTGCAGCCCAGCCGGGTTATGTAG
- a CDS encoding molybdenum cofactor biosynthesis protein MoaE: MILRAAITEQPIVLSEHEELVGHRAAGAIVGFVGMIRDHDHGQQVRRLEYSAHPSAQQVMAEVLAEVAEQAVGVRALAASHRIGVLHIGDAALVAAVAADHRREAFEACALLVDTIKERLPVWKHQFFADDTEEWVGSA, translated from the coding sequence CTGATCCTGCGGGCCGCCATCACCGAGCAGCCCATCGTGCTGTCCGAGCACGAGGAGCTGGTGGGCCATCGCGCCGCCGGAGCGATCGTGGGATTCGTCGGCATGATCCGCGACCACGACCACGGGCAACAGGTGCGGCGGCTGGAGTACTCCGCGCACCCGTCGGCGCAGCAGGTGATGGCCGAAGTGCTGGCCGAGGTGGCCGAGCAGGCCGTCGGGGTCCGCGCGTTGGCCGCCAGCCACCGGATCGGTGTGCTGCACATCGGTGACGCCGCTCTGGTGGCCGCCGTGGCGGCCGATCACCGCCGGGAGGCCTTCGAGGCCTGCGCGCTGCTCGTCGACACCATCAAGGAGCGGCTGCCGGTGTGGAAGCACCAGTTCTTCGCCGACGACACCGAGGAGTGGGTCGGCTCGGCCTGA